One window of the Rhipicephalus sanguineus isolate Rsan-2018 chromosome 4, BIME_Rsan_1.4, whole genome shotgun sequence genome contains the following:
- the LOC119391662 gene encoding uncharacterized protein LOC119391662 — protein sequence MEVSSSDSGDSNDFGREEDAELADPANHFAFDPLASSSEEESSSPDSDNAMQEALRIGSVQWCLCGSCRAMETETESVCCREIDKVNSLVPDEAACVTEHPTFRRGCLDIHALEIAYYALMEDRPGVIEAPEIHRYYCCD from the exons ATGGAAGTTTCGTCAAGCGACTCCGGCGACAGCAACGACTTCGGTAGAGAAGAAGATGCCGAGCTTGCCGACCCTGCCAACCATTTCGCGTTTGACCCGCTAGCAAGCTCGTCAGAAGAAGAGAGCTCGTCGCCAGACAGCGATAATGCCATGCAGGAGGCCTTGCGCATCGGGAGCGTCCAATG GTGCCTCTGTGGGAGTTGCCGCGCCATGGAGACCGAGACGGAGTCGGTGTGTTGTCGAGAGATCGACAAAGTGAACTCTCTTGTGCCGGATGAGGCTGCCTGCGTCACAGAACACCCGACATTTCGGCGTGGATGCTTAGACATCCACGCCCTGGAGATAGCGTACTACGCCTTGATGGAAGACCGTCCGGGCGTCATTGAGGCTCCAGAAATCCACAGGTATTACTGCTGCGATTGA